In Clostridium sp., one DNA window encodes the following:
- the fabD gene encoding ACP S-malonyltransferase, producing MGKVAFLFSGQGAQYVGMGKELYDEVKPARRIFEVADETLGVSISDMCFSGPKEDLDRTENTQPAILTTSVAALRALEDHGIKPDITAGLSLGEYSALVSSGTLKFEDAVVLVKKRGRYMQEAVPEGIGAMSAIMGLDTDKVQDVCSRCSSLGIVEITNLNCPGQVVISGEKKPVKEASGLALERGARKVIELSVSGPFHTSMMKPAAEKLERQLESITFSSFEIPVITNVTGDIIEDEVHIKDYLKRQVMSTVYFERTIRNMIDTGVDTFVEIGPGRVLSGFVRKVDRKAAVLNVQDVKSLNSTIEKLKDRIGVD from the coding sequence ATGGGAAAGGTAGCATTTTTGTTTTCGGGACAGGGAGCCCAATATGTGGGAATGGGAAAAGAACTTTATGACGAGGTAAAACCTGCAAGGAGGATATTTGAAGTTGCAGATGAAACTTTGGGAGTTTCTATAAGTGACATGTGTTTTTCAGGGCCTAAAGAGGATCTGGACAGAACTGAAAATACTCAGCCGGCAATTTTAACTACAAGTGTAGCTGCACTTAGAGCTTTGGAGGATCATGGCATAAAACCGGACATTACAGCAGGATTGAGTCTTGGAGAATATTCTGCACTTGTTTCAAGTGGTACACTTAAATTTGAAGATGCAGTTGTCTTGGTGAAAAAGAGAGGCAGATACATGCAGGAGGCCGTACCTGAAGGTATTGGAGCCATGTCTGCTATTATGGGCCTGGATACTGACAAGGTCCAGGATGTATGCAGCCGGTGTTCCAGTTTGGGAATCGTTGAAATAACCAATTTGAACTGTCCCGGACAGGTCGTAATTTCGGGAGAGAAAAAGCCGGTAAAAGAGGCTTCCGGATTGGCCCTGGAGAGAGGTGCGAGGAAAGTCATAGAACTTTCTGTAAGTGGGCCTTTTCATACTTCCATGATGAAACCTGCTGCAGAAAAACTTGAGAGACAGCTGGAGAGCATAACTTTTTCAAGCTTTGAAATACCGGTTATTACAAATGTAACAGGTGATATAATAGAAGATGAAGTCCACATTAAGGATTATTTGAAAAGACAGGTAATGAGTACGGTCTATTTTGAAAGAACCATACGCAATATGATTGATACCGGAGTAGACACTTTTGTGGAAATAGGTCCTGGAAGGGTACTAAGTGGTTTTGTGAGGAAAGTTGATAGAAAGGCTGCTGTATTGAATGTTCAGGATGTCAAATCTTTGAACTCTACTATAGAAAAATTAAAGGATAGAATAGGAGTAGATTGA
- the fabG gene encoding 3-oxoacyl-[acyl-carrier-protein] reductase gives MKGIEGKVAVVTGASRGIGRSIALKLAEEGADIVVNYRKDSSPLAELVEQIEKFGRRAVVVQGDVSLFDDARKIIQAAVENFQTVDILVNNAGITKDGLILRMKESDFDKVIEVNLKGTFNCIRHVSPIMVKKRSGKIINISSVVGITGNAGQANYSAAKAGIIGLTKSAARELAVRGINVNAIAPGFIKTSMTEVLSDKVKEGILSGIPLRRIGTAEDVAEAAAFLASAGSDYITGQVINIDGGMVM, from the coding sequence ATGAAGGGTATAGAGGGAAAAGTTGCTGTGGTTACAGGGGCATCAAGGGGAATAGGAAGATCTATTGCACTTAAACTTGCGGAAGAAGGGGCAGACATAGTAGTAAATTATAGAAAGGATTCAAGTCCCCTGGCTGAACTTGTAGAGCAGATTGAGAAATTCGGGCGCAGGGCTGTTGTGGTACAGGGCGACGTAAGCCTATTTGATGATGCCAGGAAGATAATTCAGGCAGCAGTTGAAAATTTTCAGACTGTGGATATACTTGTAAATAATGCGGGAATAACAAAAGATGGATTGATACTGAGAATGAAGGAATCGGATTTTGATAAGGTGATAGAAGTTAATTTGAAGGGAACATTCAACTGTATAAGGCATGTAAGTCCTATTATGGTAAAGAAGAGAAGCGGAAAAATAATAAATATATCTTCCGTAGTCGGCATAACAGGGAATGCCGGTCAGGCAAATTATTCTGCGGCAAAGGCAGGAATAATAGGATTGACTAAATCCGCAGCCAGGGAACTTGCAGTTCGAGGTATAAATGTAAATGCAATAGCTCCGGGCTTTATAAAAACAAGTATGACGGAAGTTCTTTCAGACAAGGTTAAAGAAGGTATATTGTCAGGCATACCTCTCAGAAGAATTGGAACTGCAGAGGATGTGGCCGAAGCAGCAGCATTTTTGGCTTCCGCAGGTTCTGATTATATTACAGGCCAGGTAATAAACATAGATGGTGGAATGGTAATGTAG
- the fabF gene encoding beta-ketoacyl-ACP synthase II, translated as MKNRVVITGLGAITPVGNDANTFWHNIKSGVCGIDFIKGFDTEGFKAKLGAEVKDFDPIEALGRREARRLDRFSQFALVAADEAVKDSKLEIDNMDKSRIGVVVGSGIGGIGTIEKENETLIKKGPNRIHPLFIPMIIGNMAAGNIAIKYGTRGICTTVVTACATSTNCIGEAYRMIQNGLADVIIAGGAEASITPLSIAGFISLTALSKSTDPKRASIPFDRERNGFVMGEGSGIVILESLEHAKNRNARIYSEVAGYGSTCDAYHITAVDPSGEGAAAAMEAAIKEAGIDKSDVSYINAHGTSTVSNDKGETFAIKRLFGNVSKNIPVSSTKSMTGHLLGAAGAVEAIVCAKSLEEGFIPPTIGYREKDEECDLDYVPNVGRKADVEYAMSNSFGFGGHNAVILLKKWSE; from the coding sequence ATGAAAAATAGAGTTGTAATTACAGGACTTGGAGCAATTACACCTGTGGGAAATGATGCCAATACTTTTTGGCATAATATAAAAAGCGGAGTTTGTGGAATTGATTTTATCAAGGGATTTGATACGGAAGGCTTCAAGGCAAAATTGGGAGCAGAAGTCAAGGACTTTGATCCGATAGAAGCTTTGGGAAGAAGAGAAGCAAGAAGATTGGATAGATTTTCTCAATTTGCACTGGTTGCAGCAGATGAAGCGGTGAAAGACTCAAAGCTTGAAATAGACAATATGGATAAGAGCAGGATCGGGGTTGTAGTTGGTTCCGGAATAGGTGGAATAGGAACTATAGAAAAAGAAAATGAAACGCTTATAAAAAAAGGCCCAAATAGAATTCACCCACTTTTCATACCTATGATTATAGGGAATATGGCAGCAGGCAACATAGCTATAAAATATGGTACCAGGGGTATATGTACTACAGTTGTTACAGCTTGTGCTACAAGTACGAATTGTATTGGAGAAGCATACAGGATGATTCAAAATGGACTGGCGGATGTAATAATTGCAGGAGGTGCTGAGGCATCCATAACACCTCTGTCCATAGCGGGCTTCATATCCTTAACAGCACTCAGCAAAAGTACTGATCCCAAAAGGGCATCTATTCCCTTTGACAGGGAAAGAAACGGATTTGTCATGGGGGAAGGTTCAGGAATTGTAATACTTGAATCACTGGAGCATGCAAAAAATAGAAATGCACGAATATATTCGGAAGTAGCTGGATACGGCTCAACTTGTGATGCCTATCATATAACGGCGGTGGATCCTTCAGGAGAAGGAGCAGCAGCTGCAATGGAAGCTGCTATTAAAGAAGCAGGAATAGATAAAAGTGACGTATCATACATAAATGCACATGGAACAAGTACCGTATCCAATGACAAAGGGGAGACATTTGCCATAAAGAGGTTATTTGGAAATGTTTCCAAAAATATACCGGTAAGTTCAACCAAGTCCATGACGGGACACTTGCTTGGAGCAGCAGGTGCTGTTGAAGCAATAGTATGCGCCAAGTCACTTGAAGAAGGTTTTATTCCTCCTACTATCGGATATAGGGAAAAAGATGAGGAATGTGATCTTGATTATGTTCCCAATGTAGGTAGAAAGGCAGATGTTGAATATGCAATGTCAAACTCTTTTGGATTTGGCGGACACAATGCCGTAATTTTATTAAAAAAATGGAGTGAGTAA
- the accB gene encoding acetyl-CoA carboxylase biotin carboxyl carrier protein, which produces MDFKAIEDMIHVMDNSSLGYLEVKWDEISIVMKKKGESGVVKSSVSEATKVRNDSGEVEIFNETDEKLDPAEKNYKTQEKEEAEEDKNIKEITSPIVGTFYDKAAPDKPEYVNIGDKVKKGDVLCIIEAMKIMNEIQSDVDGEIVDVLVKNEEMVEYGQRLFKIKVNS; this is translated from the coding sequence ATGGATTTTAAGGCAATTGAAGATATGATACATGTAATGGATAATTCAAGCCTTGGATACTTGGAAGTTAAATGGGATGAAATCTCAATAGTAATGAAAAAGAAGGGTGAATCGGGAGTAGTTAAATCATCTGTCAGCGAAGCAACAAAAGTAAGGAATGATTCAGGCGAGGTTGAAATTTTCAATGAGACAGATGAAAAATTGGATCCGGCAGAGAAAAATTATAAGACTCAGGAGAAAGAAGAAGCTGAGGAAGACAAGAATATAAAAGAAATCACATCACCTATAGTCGGTACGTTTTACGATAAAGCAGCTCCTGATAAGCCTGAGTATGTAAATATTGGAGACAAGGTAAAAAAAGGTGATGTACTGTGTATAATAGAGGCAATGAAGATTATGAATGAAATACAAAGTGATGTTGACGGTGAAATTGTAGACGTACTTGTAAAAAATGAAGAAATGGTAGAATACGGACAGCGATTGTTCAAGATAAAGGTAAACAGCTGA
- the fabZ gene encoding 3-hydroxyacyl-ACP dehydratase FabZ, translating into MENTDFNVKLGMEEIKKIIPHRYPFLLIDRVTYMEPGKKVIAYKNVTANEYFFQGHFPEMPVMPGVLIIEALAQAGAVAILSKDEFKNKIAFFGGINKAKFRHMVVPGDTLTLTVEILKIKGPAGIGKATAYVEEKKAAEAELMFMIGDKN; encoded by the coding sequence ATGGAGAATACGGATTTTAATGTGAAGTTGGGTATGGAAGAAATCAAGAAGATTATTCCGCATAGATATCCATTTTTACTTATAGACAGGGTAACTTACATGGAACCAGGGAAAAAAGTAATTGCTTATAAAAATGTAACGGCAAATGAATATTTTTTTCAGGGACATTTCCCGGAGATGCCTGTAATGCCAGGTGTACTTATAATAGAAGCATTGGCTCAAGCAGGAGCTGTAGCTATATTGAGCAAGGATGAGTTTAAAAACAAGATAGCATTTTTCGGCGGCATAAATAAAGCTAAATTCAGGCATATGGTGGTACCGGGTGATACGTTGACTCTAACCGTTGAGATATTGAAGATAAAAGGGCCTGCAGGTATAGGAAAGGCAACTGCCTATGTAGAAGAAAAAAAGGCCGCTGAAGCAGAATTGATGTTTATGATAGGAGACAAAAACTAG
- a CDS encoding acetyl-CoA carboxylase biotin carboxylase subunit translates to MFSKILIANRGEIAVRIIRACREMGIQTVAVYSEADRNALHVQMADEAICIGAAAPKDSYLNVQNIISATVLSGAQAIHPGFGFLSENSKFARICRECNITFIGPSPECIEDMGNKSNAREIMIKSGIPVIPGSDGAILDEEDLIETARNIGYPVMIKASAGGGGRGIRIVYKEEDIIKNYQNAKAEAKAAFGDDTIYLEKFVEKPKHIEFQILGDDFGNVVYLGERDCSMQRRNQKLMEESPSPIMTEELRKAMGETAVKAAEAVGYNNAGTIEFLLDKDKNYYFMEMNTRIQVEHPITEMVTQIDLVKEQIKISAGEPLGFSQEEICINGHAIECRINAENVSRDFMPCPGRITDIYVPGGFNVRVDSAVYAGYEIPPYYDSMIAKLIVYGKSRQEAIAIMRRALGEFIIEGVSTNIDFQYDLVNSEEFITGTYDTKYVEKFIEELS, encoded by the coding sequence GTGTTTAGTAAAATTTTAATTGCAAACAGGGGTGAAATAGCTGTAAGGATAATAAGGGCCTGCAGGGAAATGGGAATTCAAACTGTAGCTGTCTACTCGGAAGCCGATAGAAATGCCCTTCACGTCCAGATGGCTGACGAGGCAATCTGTATAGGGGCTGCTGCACCTAAAGACAGTTATCTAAACGTTCAGAACATAATAAGTGCTACTGTTTTATCAGGAGCCCAGGCAATTCACCCCGGCTTTGGATTCCTGTCTGAAAACAGCAAGTTTGCCAGAATATGCAGAGAGTGCAATATTACTTTCATAGGTCCAAGTCCGGAATGTATTGAAGACATGGGTAACAAGTCAAATGCCAGAGAGATAATGATAAAGTCAGGAATACCTGTTATACCTGGTTCTGACGGGGCTATTCTGGATGAAGAGGACCTTATTGAAACTGCAAGAAATATTGGTTATCCTGTTATGATAAAAGCGTCTGCAGGAGGTGGCGGCAGAGGAATAAGGATTGTATACAAAGAAGAGGATATTATAAAAAATTATCAAAATGCAAAAGCTGAAGCAAAGGCGGCGTTTGGTGATGATACTATATACCTGGAGAAATTTGTTGAAAAACCCAAGCATATTGAATTTCAGATACTTGGGGATGACTTTGGCAATGTAGTGTATCTTGGTGAGAGAGATTGTTCCATGCAGAGAAGAAACCAGAAGCTTATGGAAGAATCACCCAGCCCCATAATGACGGAGGAACTCAGAAAAGCAATGGGAGAAACTGCGGTTAAAGCTGCAGAGGCAGTGGGTTATAATAATGCAGGTACTATAGAGTTTCTTCTGGATAAAGATAAAAACTATTATTTCATGGAGATGAATACTAGAATTCAGGTGGAGCATCCCATAACTGAGATGGTAACGCAAATAGATCTTGTAAAGGAACAGATCAAAATCTCCGCAGGAGAACCACTCGGGTTCTCACAGGAGGAAATATGCATAAATGGTCATGCAATAGAGTGCAGAATAAATGCGGAAAATGTCAGCAGGGATTTTATGCCTTGTCCTGGCAGGATTACGGACATATATGTTCCAGGTGGATTTAATGTCAGAGTTGACAGTGCAGTTTATGCCGGCTATGAAATACCTCCATACTATGATTCTATGATAGCTAAGCTTATAGTATATGGAAAGAGCAGGCAGGAGGCAATTGCAATCATGAGAAGGGCTCTGGGGGAATTCATAATAGAAGGTGTCAGTACTAATATAGATTTTCAGTATGATCTTGTTAATAG